Genomic DNA from Hymenobacter jejuensis:
CGCTACCATGACGAGAACCTGGTGCAGCACGAAGACACGTTTTCCGGCATGACGGCCCGCGTCATTCAGCACGAATACGACCACTTGGAAGGCGTCCTGTTTACGGACAAGATTTCGGGCTTTAAAAAGCAGCTTATTAAGGGCAAACTCACCCGCATCAGCAAAGGCGATGTAAAAGCCGACTACCGGATGCGCTTTGCAGGGGCTGGGCGCAAGTAATTAGCTATAAGAGAGTTATGTAAAACGCGGCATGCTAAGAGAAGTCGAAGCATGCTGCGTTTGGGATTTGGTATAACTATTTGATATACTGATAGTTACGTAATATCTATTTTTATCCATTGTGAAAAAGCAATTGTCGCTACTGCTATTGGCTGTGCTTTGCCTGATTCCGCGGCAGCCGCAGGCCTGGGGCTTCTTTGGGCATCGGTTGATTAACCGCTTGGCAGTCTTTACGTTACCGCGTGAGATGATTGGTTTTTACAAAGCCAACATCGAGTACATGACCACGTATGCCACCCGCCCCGATCAGCGCCGGATGGTAGTTCCCGGTGAGGCCGCTCGGCATTTCCTCGACGTGGATGCCTACGGCGACAGCGCCATTTTTAAGCTGCCCCGCAGTTACGCCGACGCCGTGGCCCGTTACGGCGAAGACTCGCTATTGCGGCACGGAATTGTGCCGTGGCACATCGGGGCCATGAAAGCGCAACTGACCGAAGCCTTTCGCACGCACGACACCGACCGAATCCTGCGGCTGTCCGCCGATATGGGCCATTACGTTGCCGATGCCTGCGTGCCCCTGCACACCACCCGCAACTACAACGGCCAGCGTACCAACCAGCGCGGCATTCATAGCCTGTGGGAAAGCCGGCTACCGGAAGTGCTCAGCGGCAATTACGATTTCTTTGTAGGGCCGGCTCCTTACCTCGACAATCCCTCCAAGGCGATCTGGGCGGCGGTTGGGCGAGCGCACACGGCCGTCGATTCGGTGCTGCGCATGGAGCAGGAACTCACCGCCCGTTTTCCGGCCGATCGTAAGTACGGCTACGAAGCCCGTGGTACCCAGACGCAACGCGTGTATTCTCAAGACTTTACCCGCGCTTACCATGCCTCGCTGCACGGGCAGGTAGAACGGCAGATGCGCCAAGCCGTGCAGCTTGTAGGCGCGCTGTGGTACACAAGTTGGGTCGATGCCGGCCAACCCGATTTGAGCAAATTGCCCAAAACCCCATCCGAAAAAGAGCAGCAACAGCTGGCTCAGGAAGCGGCGCTTGCGCCCGTACTGCCAGCCGGCGCCGGCCACGAAGACTGAGGTGCTTCGGGCACCACAACGACCGCTTTGGAAAGGTCGGTTTAGCTCATTTCAAGATTCTTAACTCTCTGAAATCAGTGTAGGAGCCTCGTCCGTACAAGGCTTCACGCTAAGCTTATTGCCCATGAAAAGCCTGTACACCGTTCTGCTCCTAACCATTTCCAACCTGTTCATGACCTTCGCCTGGTACGGCCATCTGCAATTCAAGAAATATGCGTGGTTCAGTACTTTGGGCATTGTAGGTATCATATTGATTAGCTGGGGATTAGCTTTCTTTGAATACGTGTTTCAAGTGCCTGCCAACCGCATCGGTTTTGACGAAAACGGCGGCCCGTTCAACCTGTTTCAGCTGAAAGTAATCCAGGAAGTAGTGTCGCTGACGGTATTCACGCTGTGCGCGGTGTACGTGTTCAAAACCGATAAGCTCGGCTGGAACCACTTGGTAGGATTTGCGCTGTTGGTGGCGGCAGTTTACTTCATTTTTAAGAAGTAAGGCGCTTGGGGCGTCGCCTTTGAGGTTCAGGTTGGATTCCCTATTTTTCCGGCTTATACCTCACCTACTTATTTACATGGAACAAAATTACCCTTCGCCTACGGGCATGCCACCAGTTGGAGGTCCGCCGCCCAAAAACTGGTTGGTCGAGTCTATTCTAGTGACGATTTTTTGCTGTTTGCCGTTTGGCATCGCCGGTATTGTAAACGCGGCCAACGTCAATTCGCGGTACAGTCTGGGCGACTACGCCGGCGCGGTGCGGGCCTCGGAGCAGGCAGCCAAATGGACCAAAATCGGGTTTTTCATTTGGCTGGCAGGCACCGTCATCTGGATTGTTATGATGATGCTGGGCTTCGGCGGAGCCATGTTAAGCGGGTTCGGTGACGGATTCAACAACCGGTAAGGGCCGCTGGGCCTTCACGCTTCCCCAACGGGCGGCTGGCGTCGTTGCTCTGGGCCTGCTGGCCGGGCTCGCGCTGGCCGCCCTTTATTTTCGGCTGGATCCGGCGCGCTATCCTTTTCCGCGTTGCCCATTTTACCTGCTCACCGGATTGTATTGCCCCGGGTGCGGCACGCAGCGGGCCCTGCATGCCCTGTTGCACGGAAGGCTATGCCAAGCAGCCAGCCTAAATTTGCTGGCTGTACTCTACGCACCGGTGCTGGTAT
This window encodes:
- a CDS encoding zinc dependent phospholipase C family protein codes for the protein MKKQLSLLLLAVLCLIPRQPQAWGFFGHRLINRLAVFTLPREMIGFYKANIEYMTTYATRPDQRRMVVPGEAARHFLDVDAYGDSAIFKLPRSYADAVARYGEDSLLRHGIVPWHIGAMKAQLTEAFRTHDTDRILRLSADMGHYVADACVPLHTTRNYNGQRTNQRGIHSLWESRLPEVLSGNYDFFVGPAPYLDNPSKAIWAAVGRAHTAVDSVLRMEQELTARFPADRKYGYEARGTQTQRVYSQDFTRAYHASLHGQVERQMRQAVQLVGALWYTSWVDAGQPDLSKLPKTPSEKEQQQLAQEAALAPVLPAGAGHED
- a CDS encoding DMT family protein, producing MKSLYTVLLLTISNLFMTFAWYGHLQFKKYAWFSTLGIVGIILISWGLAFFEYVFQVPANRIGFDENGGPFNLFQLKVIQEVVSLTVFTLCAVYVFKTDKLGWNHLVGFALLVAAVYFIFKK
- a CDS encoding CD225/dispanin family protein, with the protein product MEQNYPSPTGMPPVGGPPPKNWLVESILVTIFCCLPFGIAGIVNAANVNSRYSLGDYAGAVRASEQAAKWTKIGFFIWLAGTVIWIVMMMLGFGGAMLSGFGDGFNNR
- a CDS encoding DUF2752 domain-containing protein, encoding MTDSTTGKGRWAFTLPQRAAGVVALGLLAGLALAALYFRLDPARYPFPRCPFYLLTGLYCPGCGTQRALHALLHGRLCQAASLNLLAVLYAPVLVFGAADGVRALATGQVRRTSFLYHPGFGWLIVITTVLFAVLRNLPSALGTWLAP